In Notamacropus eugenii isolate mMacEug1 chromosome 1, mMacEug1.pri_v2, whole genome shotgun sequence, one genomic interval encodes:
- the LOC140521221 gene encoding mucin-16-like isoform X3 — translation MESLVANFTVTNFICSEDMGQPSSDTFNSAENVMQHMIGLLFRETTIGPYFPECKVTSLRAMMNGFATRVDFLCTHRVVPVKPVVDSEVYWEMSRETHGITILCLFTLAKDSHYLDGYKEESMVQSTEVLWSPLMLPPWATGKNTSSIYPRAVALEGEGHSAMSNWVPICARPLTECALHQMPFVRVNWNCSFSSNLGSNSIGQGFLDGTRKTTGHCPRGLFKLDNLHMTNMPYWTISFFGLALLLVLLVNLM, via the exons ATGGAATCTCTTGTTGCAAACTTTACCGTTACGAACTTCATCTGCTCAGAAGATATGGGGCAGCCCAGTTCTGACACATTCAACTCTGCTGAGAATGTCATGCAACACATG ATTGGCCTCTTGTTTAGGGAAACTACCATTGGGCCCTATTTCCCTGAATGCAAGGTGACTTCTTTGAG AGCTATGATGAATGGATTTGCAACCAGAGTGGATTTCCTGTGTACCCATCGCGTTGTCCCTGTCAAGCCTGTCGTGGACAGTGAAGTGTACTGGGAGATGAGCAGGGAAACACATGGCATTACCATTCTGTGCCTCTTCACCCTGGCCAAGGACAGTCATTACCTTGatg GTTACAAGGAAGAAAGCATGGTCCAATCTACTGAGGTTTTGTGGAGTCCTCTCATGCTACCTCCCTGGGCTACAGGGAAGAATACCTCCTCAATTTACCCCAGGGCTGTGGCCTTGGAAGGAGAAGGCCACAGTGCGATGAGCAATTGGGTCCCCATCTGTGCCAGGCCCTTGACTGAATGTGCTCTTCATCAGATGCCCTTCGTGAGGGTCAACTGGAACTGCAGCTTCTCCTCCAACCTGGGTTCGAACTCCATTGGACAAGGTTTTCTGGACGGGACCAGGAAGACCACAGGCCACTGCCCCAGGGGCCTATTCAAGCTGGATAACCTCCACATGACAA ACATGCCCTACTGGACCATCAGCTTTTTCGGCCTGGCACTACTCCTGGTGCTCCTGGTTAACCTTATGTGA
- the LOC140521221 gene encoding mucin-16-like isoform X1 — protein sequence MLVEWIMLTHRCSSLTHISVSGTSSMESLVANFTVTNFICSEDMGQPSSDTFNSAENVMQHMIGLLFRETTIGPYFPECKVTSLRAMMNGFATRVDFLCTHRVVPVKPVVDSEVYWEMSRETHGITILCLFTLAKDSHYLDGYKEESMVQSTEVLWSPLMLPPWATGKNTSSIYPRAVALEGEGHSAMSNWVPICARPLTECALHQMPFVRVNWNCSFSSNLGSNSIGQGFLDGTRKTTGHCPRGLFKLDNLHMTNMPYWTISFFGLALLLVLLVNLM from the exons atgctAGTAGAGTGGATAATGCTCACACACAGATGTTCCTCTCTGACTCATATTTCAGTTAGTGGCACGTCCAGCATGGAATCTCTTGTTGCAAACTTTACCGTTACGAACTTCATCTGCTCAGAAGATATGGGGCAGCCCAGTTCTGACACATTCAACTCTGCTGAGAATGTCATGCAACACATG ATTGGCCTCTTGTTTAGGGAAACTACCATTGGGCCCTATTTCCCTGAATGCAAGGTGACTTCTTTGAG AGCTATGATGAATGGATTTGCAACCAGAGTGGATTTCCTGTGTACCCATCGCGTTGTCCCTGTCAAGCCTGTCGTGGACAGTGAAGTGTACTGGGAGATGAGCAGGGAAACACATGGCATTACCATTCTGTGCCTCTTCACCCTGGCCAAGGACAGTCATTACCTTGatg GTTACAAGGAAGAAAGCATGGTCCAATCTACTGAGGTTTTGTGGAGTCCTCTCATGCTACCTCCCTGGGCTACAGGGAAGAATACCTCCTCAATTTACCCCAGGGCTGTGGCCTTGGAAGGAGAAGGCCACAGTGCGATGAGCAATTGGGTCCCCATCTGTGCCAGGCCCTTGACTGAATGTGCTCTTCATCAGATGCCCTTCGTGAGGGTCAACTGGAACTGCAGCTTCTCCTCCAACCTGGGTTCGAACTCCATTGGACAAGGTTTTCTGGACGGGACCAGGAAGACCACAGGCCACTGCCCCAGGGGCCTATTCAAGCTGGATAACCTCCACATGACAA ACATGCCCTACTGGACCATCAGCTTTTTCGGCCTGGCACTACTCCTGGTGCTCCTGGTTAACCTTATGTGA
- the LOC140521221 gene encoding mucin-16-like isoform X2 — protein MLVEWIMLTHRCSSLTHISVSGTSSMESLVANFTVTNFICSEDMGQPSSDTFNSAENVMQHMIGLLFRETTIGPYFPECKVTSLRAMMNGFATRVDFLCTHRVVPVKPVVDSEVYWEMSRETHGITILCLFTLAKDSHYLDGYKEESMVQSTEVLWSPLMLPPWATGKNTSSIYPRAVALEGEGHSAMSNWVPICARPLTECALHQMPFVRVNWNCSFSSNLGSNSIGQGFLDGTRKTTGHCPRGLFKLDNLHMTTK, from the exons atgctAGTAGAGTGGATAATGCTCACACACAGATGTTCCTCTCTGACTCATATTTCAGTTAGTGGCACGTCCAGCATGGAATCTCTTGTTGCAAACTTTACCGTTACGAACTTCATCTGCTCAGAAGATATGGGGCAGCCCAGTTCTGACACATTCAACTCTGCTGAGAATGTCATGCAACACATG ATTGGCCTCTTGTTTAGGGAAACTACCATTGGGCCCTATTTCCCTGAATGCAAGGTGACTTCTTTGAG AGCTATGATGAATGGATTTGCAACCAGAGTGGATTTCCTGTGTACCCATCGCGTTGTCCCTGTCAAGCCTGTCGTGGACAGTGAAGTGTACTGGGAGATGAGCAGGGAAACACATGGCATTACCATTCTGTGCCTCTTCACCCTGGCCAAGGACAGTCATTACCTTGatg GTTACAAGGAAGAAAGCATGGTCCAATCTACTGAGGTTTTGTGGAGTCCTCTCATGCTACCTCCCTGGGCTACAGGGAAGAATACCTCCTCAATTTACCCCAGGGCTGTGGCCTTGGAAGGAGAAGGCCACAGTGCGATGAGCAATTGGGTCCCCATCTGTGCCAGGCCCTTGACTGAATGTGCTCTTCATCAGATGCCCTTCGTGAGGGTCAACTGGAACTGCAGCTTCTCCTCCAACCTGGGTTCGAACTCCATTGGACAAGGTTTTCTGGACGGGACCAGGAAGACCACAGGCCACTGCCCCAGGGGCCTATTCAAGCTGGATAACCTCCACATGACAA CCAAGTAA